A genomic region of Gemmata massiliana contains the following coding sequences:
- a CDS encoding ABC transporter ATP-binding protein, with protein MIPAIRVSGLVKTYPARPPVEAVRGLDLEVNVGECFGLLGPNGAGKTTTLEIIEGLLDPTAGEVEILGLKWGTNDTEIRNKIGISLQETRLSDKLTVRETVTLFRSFYSVGIAPDEAIGRVSLEEKVNAYVDKLSGGQRQRLAVATALVGDPELLFLDEPTTGLDPQSRRQLWDVIRSIKERGRTVVITTHYMDEAERLCDRVAVIDHGKVIALGTPAELIARVGGEHVIDLDIDPTSSVHPRTAELSNLPTVNSVREEGDHVTITASEPHRALPALLDLVRTAGVKIAGLTTRTATLEDVFVTLTGRHLRDES; from the coding sequence ATGATCCCTGCCATTCGCGTTAGCGGTCTCGTGAAGACGTACCCCGCTCGACCGCCGGTCGAGGCCGTGCGCGGTCTCGATTTGGAGGTGAACGTCGGGGAGTGCTTCGGGCTGCTCGGTCCCAACGGGGCCGGAAAGACCACGACTCTCGAAATCATTGAGGGATTGCTCGACCCGACCGCGGGCGAGGTGGAGATTCTCGGACTGAAGTGGGGCACGAACGACACCGAGATCCGCAATAAGATCGGGATCTCGCTCCAAGAAACGCGGCTCTCCGACAAACTCACGGTGCGCGAAACGGTTACGCTGTTTCGCTCGTTTTACTCGGTCGGCATCGCACCGGACGAGGCCATCGGGCGCGTCAGCCTCGAAGAGAAGGTCAACGCCTACGTCGACAAGCTCTCCGGCGGGCAGCGCCAGCGCCTCGCGGTCGCGACCGCACTCGTCGGCGACCCGGAGTTGCTCTTTCTCGACGAGCCGACGACCGGTCTCGACCCGCAATCCCGGCGCCAGCTCTGGGACGTGATCCGCTCGATCAAGGAACGCGGGCGCACGGTCGTTATCACCACGCACTACATGGACGAAGCCGAGCGGTTGTGCGACCGCGTCGCGGTGATCGATCACGGGAAGGTGATCGCGCTCGGCACCCCCGCGGAACTGATCGCGCGCGTCGGCGGGGAGCACGTCATCGATCTCGACATCGACCCGACCAGTTCGGTTCACCCCAGAACCGCCGAACTCTCGAATCTGCCCACCGTGAACTCGGTGCGAGAAGAAGGCGATCACGTTACGATCACCGCGAGCGAACCGCACCGCGCGCTCCCGGCACTCCTCGATCTCGTGCGAACGGCCGGAGTGAAGATCGCGGGCCTCACGACCCGCACCGCGACCCTCGAAGACGTGTTCGTAACGCTTACCGGGCGCCACCTGCGCGACGAATCATAG
- a CDS encoding AbiTii domain-containing protein gives MTLFAELIRDVRDQTTPLSVSLRKAKDLAHRLKSQAFIDWVNTERMGYIDITAVPDYRWVRLEPMVDVLNELFPGHPEMGDTFRLEEDKLGCHRSIFERFPLVARVEELEGFAGSPMSFEPNPAVMEAVRESSIRQWGRVAHRIHRVWGMVPGLVVLRVMAAVHDRLFNFLLKVRDEYPDLAESEKAFEQVRAMKIEGLVRTMIFNQNCTIEGGQGVGDKIINVGAGATVHGNVTVADAITNSFNAVPPSTPDPVKDLLSQLANILKQAIVALAEGEQKDAAEEFESLAKEASRSEPRLDRLRTYGVGLKNLFAKAAGSQAATWVTGKVDELLSMFNS, from the coding sequence ATGACGCTGTTCGCGGAATTGATCCGAGATGTTCGCGATCAAACTACACCACTGAGCGTGAGCTTACGAAAGGCTAAGGATCTGGCCCATCGGTTGAAGAGCCAAGCGTTCATCGACTGGGTAAACACGGAGCGAATGGGCTACATCGACATCACGGCCGTCCCAGACTACCGCTGGGTTCGCCTGGAGCCGATGGTCGACGTGTTGAACGAACTATTTCCAGGGCACCCGGAGATGGGAGACACATTCCGACTCGAAGAGGACAAATTAGGCTGTCATCGCTCAATCTTTGAGCGATTCCCGCTTGTGGCGCGGGTTGAGGAGCTGGAAGGATTTGCTGGCAGTCCGATGTCATTTGAACCCAATCCAGCAGTCATGGAAGCGGTGCGAGAGTCATCGATCAGACAATGGGGGCGCGTAGCGCACCGCATCCACCGAGTGTGGGGCATGGTGCCTGGACTAGTGGTTCTCAGAGTGATGGCCGCCGTACATGACCGACTATTCAATTTTCTACTGAAAGTGCGAGACGAGTATCCGGACCTCGCGGAAAGCGAGAAGGCGTTCGAGCAAGTTCGAGCGATGAAGATCGAGGGACTAGTGCGAACGATGATTTTTAACCAGAACTGCACAATCGAAGGAGGACAGGGCGTGGGCGACAAGATCATCAACGTGGGCGCCGGTGCCACCGTTCACGGAAACGTCACTGTTGCTGACGCCATCACGAACAGTTTCAATGCTGTACCACCTTCGACGCCCGATCCAGTGAAAGATTTACTCAGCCAACTCGCGAATATTCTCAAACAGGCGATCGTAGCGCTGGCCGAAGGTGAGCAGAAAGACGCAGCGGAAGAATTTGAGTCGCTCGCGAAGGAAGCCAGCCGGAGTGAACCACGTTTGGACCGGTTGCGAACCTACGGTGTGGGACTGAAGAACTTATTTGCGAAGGCAGCGGGGAGTCAAGCGGCTACCTGGGTGACTGGAAAGGTAGACGAGTTGCTCAGCATGTTCAATTCCTGA
- a CDS encoding DUF72 domain-containing protein: protein MNVRIGTAGYAYPAWVGGFYPRGTTQHDMLPYYATRFAAVEINSSFYRPPTREQVTKMARRSPPGFGYTLKVPKSVSHERSVDDIPAFKQAADHLVATGKSLGLIFQVPEAFHNTADNRAWITHVGAQLKPHRVAVEFRHRSWNAPNLREWMEHVDLDVVSVGVPDVPTLFPRGLRIANRRIYARLHSQNADNWYEDGKLRYAYDYTEAELREWAVGLKTAAEKDRADEALIFFNNCVGIQAITNAERLSAILKEVAPAVRVIDPPQPPSLFDEE, encoded by the coding sequence ATGAACGTTCGGATCGGTACGGCGGGCTATGCGTACCCCGCGTGGGTCGGCGGGTTCTACCCGCGTGGCACCACACAACACGACATGCTGCCGTACTACGCGACGCGGTTCGCGGCCGTCGAAATCAACTCGTCGTTCTACCGCCCGCCGACGCGCGAGCAGGTCACGAAGATGGCCCGTCGGTCGCCGCCCGGGTTCGGGTACACGCTCAAGGTGCCGAAGTCCGTGAGCCACGAGCGATCGGTCGATGACATCCCGGCGTTCAAGCAGGCCGCCGACCACTTGGTCGCGACGGGTAAGTCGCTCGGGCTGATCTTCCAGGTGCCGGAAGCGTTCCACAACACCGCCGACAACCGCGCGTGGATCACGCACGTCGGCGCACAACTGAAGCCGCACCGGGTGGCGGTGGAGTTTCGGCACCGGTCCTGGAACGCGCCGAACTTGCGCGAGTGGATGGAGCACGTCGATCTGGACGTGGTGAGCGTGGGTGTTCCCGATGTTCCCACGCTGTTCCCACGCGGGCTACGTATTGCGAATCGCCGCATCTACGCCCGGCTCCATTCTCAGAACGCCGACAACTGGTACGAGGACGGTAAACTGCGTTACGCTTACGACTACACCGAGGCCGAGTTGCGCGAGTGGGCCGTGGGACTAAAGACTGCGGCCGAAAAGGATCGTGCGGACGAGGCGCTGATTTTCTTCAACAACTGCGTGGGGATTCAGGCCATCACCAACGCCGAACGACTCAGCGCCATCCTGAAGGAAGTCGCGCCCGCCGTTCGCGTGATCGACCCGCCGCAACCACCGAGTTTGTTCGACGAGGAGTAA
- a CDS encoding CPBP family intramembrane glutamic endopeptidase, which translates to MTKLLLHVWQTWFGEPLRRVEAESLAYRLSDEGRRVDWKTPTVLLTAAICLTLQQYTATPGQVLGTARFLASTFGGPDSAAEVDTLLRKWSGDQLAARLWWAGIAVLTYAIIPLLVLTIGFRARPADYGLKLRGVLNAWPLYVLFTLVMVPLVWVCSGEDRFQQTYPFFRFGSPEHVRKDLWKWELAYAAQFVSLEFFFRGFIIHGTKHRFGMYAVFVSVVPYVLIHFGKPMPEATASIIAGVVLGFMSLVTRSVWLGAALHIGVAWGMDFACLARRGFL; encoded by the coding sequence ATGACCAAACTGTTGCTGCACGTTTGGCAAACGTGGTTCGGCGAGCCGCTCCGTCGGGTCGAAGCGGAATCGCTCGCGTACCGGCTTTCCGACGAGGGTCGTCGGGTCGACTGGAAGACCCCCACGGTTCTGCTCACCGCCGCGATTTGTCTCACGCTCCAGCAATACACCGCGACCCCCGGTCAAGTGCTCGGGACGGCCCGGTTCCTGGCGTCCACATTCGGTGGGCCGGATTCCGCCGCCGAGGTCGACACGCTGCTCCGCAAATGGAGCGGCGACCAGCTCGCCGCCCGCTTGTGGTGGGCGGGTATCGCGGTCCTCACGTATGCGATCATTCCGCTACTGGTTCTCACGATTGGTTTCCGCGCGCGCCCGGCCGATTACGGGCTGAAGTTGCGCGGCGTCCTCAATGCGTGGCCGCTGTACGTGTTGTTCACGCTGGTCATGGTCCCGCTCGTGTGGGTCTGCTCGGGCGAGGACCGGTTCCAGCAAACGTACCCGTTCTTTCGGTTCGGTTCCCCCGAGCACGTTCGGAAAGACTTGTGGAAGTGGGAACTCGCCTACGCCGCGCAGTTCGTGAGCCTGGAATTCTTCTTCCGCGGGTTCATCATCCACGGCACCAAGCACCGGTTCGGCATGTACGCGGTGTTCGTCTCGGTCGTGCCCTACGTCCTCATTCACTTCGGTAAGCCCATGCCGGAAGCGACCGCGTCGATTATCGCGGGCGTCGTGCTCGGGTTCATGAGCCTCGTTACGCGGTCGGTCTGGCTCGGCGCAGCGCTTCACATTGGCGTCGCGTGGGGGATGGATTTCGCGTGTCTGGCGCGCCGCGGATTTCTGTGA